From the genome of Mugil cephalus isolate CIBA_MC_2020 chromosome 2, CIBA_Mcephalus_1.1, whole genome shotgun sequence, one region includes:
- the zgc:165520 gene encoding syntaxin-3 has product MKDRLAQLKEKSEPAGDDVEVPVENQAFMDDFFAQIEDIRSSIDKIDESVTEIKKLYSTILSAPTSDQKTQDDVEALTNEIKKSANNARNKLKSIERQLESNTDERASADLRIRKSQHAILAKKFVEVMTKYNEAQVDFRDKSKGRIARQLEITGKATTDDELEEMLEGGNAAVFTAGIMDSKINQQALNEIEARHKDIMRLESSIKELHDMFVDIAMLVENQGGMIDRIESNMDQSVGFVERAVADTKKAAKFQQEARRKQMMIFCCLAILALILGSYVYSFFK; this is encoded by the exons ATGAAGGACCGACTGGCACAGCTCAAGGAG AAGAGTGAGCCGGCGGGCGATGATGTTGAGGTTCCCGTTGAGAACCAGGCTTTTATGGATGATTTCTTTGCACAG attGAAGATATCCGTTCCAGCATTGACAAGATTGATGAGAGCGTCACAGAAATCAAAAAACTCTACTCCACAATCTTATCGGCCCCCACGTCTGATCAGA AAACACAGGATGATGTTGAAGCCCTCACCAACGAGATCAAAAAGTCGGCCAACAATGCAAGAAACAAACTTAAGA GTATCGAACGGCAGCTTGAGTCAAACACCGATGAGAGGGCCTCAGCTGACCTCAGGATACGCAAGTCACAG CACGCAATCCTGGCCAAGAAGTTTGTAGAGGTGATGACAAAGTACAATGAGGCTCAGGTTGACTTCAGAGATAAGAGCAAAGGACGAATCGCAAGACAGCTGGAGATCA CGGGGAAAGCAACAACTGACGATGAACTAGAAGAGATGCTGGAAGGAGGCAACGCTGCTGTCTTCACTGCTGGG ATTATGGACTCTAAGATCAACCAGCAGGCCCTGAATGAGATCGAGGCTCGCCACAAAGACATCATGAGGCTGGAAAGCAGCATTAAAGAACTCCACGACATGTTTGTTGATATCGCTATGCTGGTGGAGAACCAG GGTGGCATGATTGACAGAATTGAGAGCAACATGGACCAGTCTGTGGGCTTCGTGGAGAGGGCAGTGGCCGACACCAAGAAGGCAGCCAAATTCCAGCAGGAGGCACGCAGG AAACAAATGATGATCTTCTGCTGCTTAGCGATTTTGGCCCTCATCCTTGGCTCATACGTCTACAGCTTCTTCAAATAG